A DNA window from Siniperca chuatsi isolate FFG_IHB_CAS linkage group LG6, ASM2008510v1, whole genome shotgun sequence contains the following coding sequences:
- the aldh7a1 gene encoding alpha-aminoadipic semialdehyde dehydrogenase has translation MQRCLTLTLARHNRLILRNKFASVHCQQSAAMSGLLINQPKYSWLKELGLSEDNPGVYNGSWGGSGEVITSYCPANNEPIARVTQATLAEYDETVQKTREAWKMWADIPAPKRGEIVRQIGDALRKKIKVLGSLVSLEMGKIYVEGVGEVQEYVDVCDYAVGLSRMIGGPILPSERPGHALIEQWNPVGLVGIITAFNFPVAVYGWNNAIALTCGNVCLWKGAPTTPLTSVAVTRIVAEVLERNNLPGAICSMTCGGADIGTAMAKDERVDLVSFTGSTHVGKMVAMMVQERFGRKLLELGGNNAIIVFDDADLNLVVPSAVFASVGTAGQRCTTTRRLMLHESVHDTVVERIAKAYKQVRIGDPWDPSTLYGPLHTKQAVEQYLAATEQAKQQGGTLVCGGKVMDRPGNYVEPTIITGLAHDAPIVHTETFVPILYVLKFKTEEEAFAWNNEVQQGLSSSIFTKDMGRVFRWLGPKGSDCGIVNVNIPTSGAEIGGAFGGEKHTGGGRESGSDSWKQYMRRSTCTINYSKDLPLAQGIKFE, from the coding sequence ATGCAGCGCTGCCTGACTCTGACCCTTGCCCGGCACAACAGGctcattttgagaaataaattTGCATCTGTCCACTGCCAGCAGTCAGCAGCCATGTCAGGTCTCCTCATCAACCAGCCCAAATACTCCTGGCTGAAAGAGCTGGGCCTGTCTGAGGACAACCCTGGTGTTTACAACGGGAGCTGGGGAGGCAGCGGGGAGGTCATCACGTCATACTGCCCTGCCAACAATGAGCCGATTGCCAGAGTAACCCAGGCAACTTTGGCGGAGTATGATGAAACTGTCCAGAAGACGAGGGAGGCTTGGAAGATGTGGGCAGATATACCAGCTCCCAAAAGAGGGGAGATTGTGAGGCAGATTGGAGACGCGCTCAGAAAGAAGATTAAAGTCCTCGGGAGCCTGGTGTCTCTAGAAATGGGCAAGATCTATGTTGAGGGAGTGGGAGAGGTTCAGGAATATGTTGATGTCTGTGATTATGCTGTTGGTCTGTCTAGAATGATTGGTGGGCCCATCCTGCCCTCAGAAAGACCAGGCCATGCCCTGATCGAACAGTGGAACCCAGTTGGTCTTGTCGGCATCATCACTGCCTTTAACTTCCCTGTGGCTGTCTATGGCTGGAACAATGCCATCGCTCTGACCTGTGGCAACGTCTGCCTCTGGAAAGGAGCCCCAACCACACCTCTCACAAGTGTTGCAGTTACCAGGATTGTGGCTGAGGTGCTGGAGCGGAACAACCTGCCCGGTGCTATCTGCTCCATGACCTGCGGAGGCGCTGATATCGGCACAGCCATGGCAAAGGATGAGCGTGTGGATCTGGTGTCGTTCACTGGCAGCACCCATGTTGGCAAGATGGTGGCCATGATGGTGCAGGAAAGGTTTGGTCGTAAGCTGCTGGAGCTCGGTGGAAACAATGCTATCATCGTTTTTGACGATGCTGACCTGAATCTTGTGGTGCCTTCTGCTGTCTTTGCATCGGTGGGAACCGCTGGCCAGCGCTGCACCACAACCAGGAGACTGATGCTGCACGAGAGTGTTCACGACACAGTGGTTGAGAGGATTGCCAAGGCCTACAAACAAGTCCGCATCGGAGACCCCTGGGATCCCAGCACCCTGTATGGGCCTCTGCACACCAAACAAGCTGTGGAGCAGTATCTGGCAGCCACTGAGCAGGCCAAGCAACAGGGTGGCACTCTGGTCTGTGGAGGAAAGGTGATGGACCGCCCTGGAAACTACGTGGAGCCAACCATCATCACAGGGCTCGCTCACGATGCTCCCATTGTCCACACCGAAACCTTTGTCCCCATACTCTATGTCCTCAAGTTCAAGACAGAAGAGGAGGCATTTGCCTGGAACAACGAAGTCCAGCAGGGCCTCTCCAGCAGCATCTTCACCAAAGATATGGGTCGGGTTTTCCGCTGGCTGGGGCCAAAAGGATCCGACTGCGGCATCGTGAATGTCAACATTCCTACAAGCGGAGCTGAGATCGGAGGAGCCTTTGgtggagagaaacacacaggagGTGGAAGAGAGTCGGGCAGTGACTCATGGAAGCAGTACATGAGGCGTTCAACCTGCACAATAAACTACAGCAAGGATCTTCCTCTGGCCCAGGGAATCAAGTTTGAGTAA